The proteins below come from a single Oncorhynchus tshawytscha isolate Ot180627B linkage group LG22, Otsh_v2.0, whole genome shotgun sequence genomic window:
- the LOC112221734 gene encoding coatomer subunit zeta-1 isoform X1 — protein MCLPQHGDMFRFFSLTFKAIRFCLEEPSLYTVKAVLILDNDGERLYAKYYDGTYPSVKEQKAFEKNIFSKTHRTDSEIALLEGLTVVYKSNIDLFFYVIGSSNENELMLMAVLNCLFDSLSQMLRKNVERRALLENMEGLFLAVDEIVDGGVILESDPQQVVHRVALRGEDVPYSEQTVTQVLQSAKEQIKWSLLR, from the exons ATGTGTCTTCCCCAGCATGGGGACATGTTTCGTTTTTTTTCGCTTACATTCAAAGCGATACGTTTTTGTCTGGAG GAACCATCTTTGTACACTGTGAAAGCAGTCCTCATTCTGGATAATGATGGAGAGAGGCTTTATGCAAAA TATTATGATGGCACCTACCCTTCAGTGAAGGAACAGAAAGCTTTCGAGAAGAACATCTTCAGCAAGACACACAGGACTGACA GTGAGATCGCTCTGCTAGAGGGCCTCACAGTCGTCTACAAGAGCAACATTGATCTCTTCTTCTATGTCATTGGAAGCTCAAATGAAAATGAG TTGATGCTAATGGCTGTTCTGAACTGTCTGTTTGACTCACTTAGCCAAATGCTGAG gaAGAATGTTGAGAGGAGAGCTCTACTTGAGAACATGGAAGGTCTCTTTCTAGCTGTGGATGAAATTGTGGATGGAGG AGTGATTCTGGAGAGTGATCCTCAGCAAGTGGTCCACCGCGTAGCTCTAAGG GGGGAAGATGTGCCTTACTCAGAGCAGACTGTCACCCAG GTGCTGCAGTCTGCCAAGGAACAGATCAAATGGTCTCTGCTACGATAG
- the LOC112221734 gene encoding coatomer subunit zeta-1 isoform X2 translates to MDTVTLEPSLYTVKAVLILDNDGERLYAKYYDGTYPSVKEQKAFEKNIFSKTHRTDSEIALLEGLTVVYKSNIDLFFYVIGSSNENELMLMAVLNCLFDSLSQMLRKNVERRALLENMEGLFLAVDEIVDGGVILESDPQQVVHRVALRGEDVPYSEQTVTQVLQSAKEQIKWSLLR, encoded by the exons ATGGATACTGTAACGCTG GAACCATCTTTGTACACTGTGAAAGCAGTCCTCATTCTGGATAATGATGGAGAGAGGCTTTATGCAAAA TATTATGATGGCACCTACCCTTCAGTGAAGGAACAGAAAGCTTTCGAGAAGAACATCTTCAGCAAGACACACAGGACTGACA GTGAGATCGCTCTGCTAGAGGGCCTCACAGTCGTCTACAAGAGCAACATTGATCTCTTCTTCTATGTCATTGGAAGCTCAAATGAAAATGAG TTGATGCTAATGGCTGTTCTGAACTGTCTGTTTGACTCACTTAGCCAAATGCTGAG gaAGAATGTTGAGAGGAGAGCTCTACTTGAGAACATGGAAGGTCTCTTTCTAGCTGTGGATGAAATTGTGGATGGAGG AGTGATTCTGGAGAGTGATCCTCAGCAAGTGGTCCACCGCGTAGCTCTAAGG GGGGAAGATGTGCCTTACTCAGAGCAGACTGTCACCCAG GTGCTGCAGTCTGCCAAGGAACAGATCAAATGGTCTCTGCTACGATAG
- the nfe2 gene encoding transcription factor NF-E2 45 kDa subunit, with the protein MCAAANYVLPLRRHSEGLANPGRLCGGVSMPTHAPGARSHGAPHPHDEEMDLAWQELMAITELQEFEVPHDSPDENIQYHPMELPISLGGYGMAQSHSHTEPLPCGGATNPDAAYEGSYSKVMPACQHQATGEAAAAEALYGHSGNHSGAQLNPRVLNPIQPPLMSLLEHMSLPSVGGEGLVGNDNAGPSQGPGRYVLGTSHGQSKHPPCTVDDLESDSGLSLGSSPPLASPDDAMTGVPAYSSTEVGLNYSHGEMENMGEQGRRASLFYSVDYQQLPNNPYHYPGMHSSYFPVTQPSQMQPQPHFLPPMSMKHQHGLPSALNDRHLNSSATRESSPQAFYEKPRGNPLPVPLSRDERRALALKIPFPLEKIINLPVDDFNELLTTQYTLTDSQLALVRDIRRRGKNKVAAQNCRKRKLENIVYLEGELGQLQAQREHLARERLEFQRNLTIVKHRLTDLYAEVFSQLRDEDGHPYSIEDYSLQQTPDGNVYLVPRSEVLDGE; encoded by the exons ATGTGTGCAGCAGCCAACTATGTGCTCCCATTGAGGAGGCACAGTGAG GGCTTGGCGAATCCTGGCAGGCTGTGTGGGGGGGTATCGATGCCCACCCATGCCCCTGGAGCCCGGTCACATGGAGCCCCCCACCCACACGACGAAGAGATGGACTTGGCCTGGCAGGAACTGATGGCCATCACTGAGCTTCAG GAGTTTGAGGTCCCACATGACAGCCCAGATGAAAATATTCAGTACCATCCCATGGAGCTGCCCATCTCTCTGGGAGGTTATGGCATGGCTCAGTCTCACTCTCATACAGAGCCCCTCCCCTGTGGTGGTGCGACAAATCCTGATGCTGCTTATGAGGGATCCTACTCTAAAGTAATGCCAGCTTGCCAACATCAGGCCACCggggaagcagcagcagcagaggcacTGTACGGACATTCTGGAAACCATTCTGGAGCCCAGCTGAACCCCAGAGTTCTGAACCCTATACAGCCACCGCTGATGAGCCTTCTAGAGCATATGAGTCTCCCGAGCGTCGGTGGTGAGGGGCTTGTTGGAAACGACAATGCTGGCCCCTCTCAGGGCCCGGGGCGGTACGTGCTAGGGACAAGTCATGGGCAGAGCAAACACCCACCATGCACTGTGGATGATCTGGAATCTGACTCTGGCCTATCTCTGGGTTCCAGCCCACCACTAGCCTCACCAGATGATGCCATGACTGGTGTCCCTGCTTATTCAAGCACAGAGGTTGGTCTGAACTATAGTCATGGGGAGATGGAGAATATGGGTGAGCAAGGGAGGAGAGCTAGCCTCTTTTACTCTGTGGACTATCAGCAGCTTCCCAATAACCCCTACCACTACCCAGGGATGCACTCCTCTTACTTCCCTGTAACACAACCATCCCAAATGCAACCACAGCCTCACTTCCTGCCTCCCATGTCAATGAAACATCAACATGGTTTACCCAGTGCCTTGAACGACCGGCATCTTAACAGCTCTGCCACCAGAGAGAGCTCTCCCCAGGCGTTCTATGAAAAACCCAGAGGTAACCCTCTTCCTGTCCCTCTGAGCCGGGACGAACGCCGAGCCCTCGCCCTCAAGATCCCTTTCCCTCTAGAGAAGATCATCAACCTACCTGTGGACGACTTCAACGAGCTCCTGACAACACAGTACACCCTCACGGACTCCCAGCTCGCCCTCGTCAGGGACATCCGCCGGCGGGGGAAGAACAAGGTGGCAGCCCAGAACTGCAGGAAGAGGAAGCTGGAGAACATTGTTTACCTGGAGGGGGAGTTGGGTCAGCTGCAGGCCCAGAGGGAACATCTGGCCAGGGAGAGGTTGGAGTTCCAACGTAACCTGACTATTGTTAAACACCGCCTCACAGACTTGTATGCTGAAGTCTTTTCTCAGCTCCGGGATGAGGATGGACATCCCTACTCTATAGAGGACTACTCTCTACAGCAGACCCCTGATGGGAACGTATACCTGGTACCTCGTAGTGAAGTGTTGGATGGAGAATAA